The Drosophila innubila isolate TH190305 chromosome 2L unlocalized genomic scaffold, UK_Dinn_1.0 4_B_2L, whole genome shotgun sequence genome segment AGTGGACGAAGTCAAAGGCACAAAGCAGCTCCAAGACAACTGAGAGTAATCCAAGTGAACCAGGAAATGAGGAGGAAAAGTCAAGGAAGAAACCAACTGGAACTTGGGCTGATAGGCTAATGAAGTCGAGTAAGTTGGAAAAATCGGAAAAGTCGAAGCAGCCAGAAATTAGGGCCGATTCTCAGCCAAGCACGTCTAGAACTTCGGAGAAACCCAGGGAGTCCGGCTATTGGCAAATCGCATCGCCATCGGAGCTGATAGAGCAGAATGTACAACATCCTTTATTGGATCATCAGCTGAAAATGATGCGCATTGAAGCGGCTGCCACTCCCAAATCGAATAATCCTTCGAGGAGTCCCATCAAGCACATGGCCAGCACACAGACTCCCCACACAACGGCAATCACAGTGGGCACAAACACGGATGCCCCAGTGGAGGCGGCTCCAAACGCTCCCAAACCACAATTGGAACCGCCAATGGACTCCACTCGCCAGACGGGGGTCATCAATATTCTGACGGTGCCTTTTCGAACGTCTCTCAATCTGTCGCCGGGCAATGATGAGGACTTGACCATGCCTCAGGAGCAGATGCCTCCGTCTGTACACTTTAAGAATCTGCCAGTGTTTGGACGCAATCGATTTCTTGCAACCTCAGAAGCTACTAAGGACGAAGTCAGGAGTAAGATTAAAGCATTAACTGAGAGTGCAACTCCTGCTCCTGCTATAGTTCCTGCTCCATCTTCTGTTCCAGCTGCTGCTTCAGCTCCTTCTATTACTCTTGCACCGGTTTCTTCTCTTGCTTCCCCTTTGACTCCTGACTTCAGTCCTTCTTCTGTTCCGGCTACAGCTTTCACTCCTGCTACAGAAACCTCTTTAGAAGTACTTCAGACTTCAACGGAAACTTTTACTGCTTCTGTTCCTGGTCCAGCTTTTGCTCCAACTGTTGCCCCAACTTATCTTTATTCTGCTCCTGCTCTAGCTCCCTCTCTTGTTCTACATTCCGATACTGCTCCTGAATCTCCAACTTCAAATTCTTCGACTTCTAAGCTCGTTTCTGCTTCGGATCCTTCTCCTGCTTCCGCTGCCACCACTGCTCCTTATCCTTCTGCTCCCATTCGCATACCTATTTCGACTTCCGCTCTTACCTCTGCTCCTGATCCTTCTCCTCTCACTCCAGCTCCTGAAGCATCTAGAATTGTGGCAAGTACTCACAGCACCTCCTCATCAATTACGCCCATGACAAGTGAAGCCACTTTGGTTGTCCCTCTGGAGGTTCAGGAGAACGCTATGATTTTCTCCAATGCTGAAGCTCTCCCAAAAGACCATCCCACCTCGGAGCAGGCGGAGGACTCCAGTTCCGTTACAGAATCAATAGCATCCGCCTTCAAACGTATAATGCACAAGCCATTCAGTTTGATAACAAGTgaaactggagctggagccgATGCCAATGCATCCTCGTCACATGCCGTGATTTTGATGCCGCCCGAGAAGCAAGACGAAATGCCAGAGGAACTGTATGAGGAAAGGGAGCTGGAGCAACAGACGCAACAGGAGAAGCAATCGGAGCAACTGAAGCATTCGGACTCAATGCAAACATTGACCATACATGGAAGACACTCGCATATAACGACCACGTATGTGGATCATTGTCATCGGGAGCGCGCAGAGGGGATTGATAGGACGGCGGCAAGGAAACTTATTGTTGCCTCCATTCTGTGTGTGTTCTTCATGACTTGTGAAATTATTGGCGGTGTGCTGTCCAACAGTCTGGCCATTGCCACGGATGCAGCGCATCTGCTCACAGATCTCGCGGGATTCCTAATCTCCCTGTTTGCCTTGTATTTGGCTGGACGTGCATCGACGGAACGCTTTAACTTTGGCTGGCATCGGGCGGAGGTCATTGGTGCGATGATCTCCGTTTACTTCATCTGGTTGATCACGGGTATCCTGGTTTGGATTGCTGCACAACGCATGATCGCGGGCTCCCATCAAGTGGATGCGGTCATCATGCTTATCACCTCAGCTCTGGCGATCGTTTTTAATCTCGTTATGGCGTTTCAATTGTCACATGGACATTCCCATGGCCATCGCCAGAGTCACCTCAAAGTACAGTCATCTTCTCATCAGCTCACAACTGAGAATCTGGCAGTATCATGAATCCCACAGGAAAGGATCAACATCTCATGCCAACATCGATCTCGGCTCATCAGACGCAGCAGCGTAGGGAGAATATAAATGTCAGGGCTGCGATAATCCATGTCATTGGCGACTTTGTCCAGAGTGTGGGAGTTTTTTTGGCCGCCTGCGTCATCTTCTTTAAGCCGGAATGGGCTGTCATTGATTCCATTTGCACCTTTGTCTTTTCCATCATTGTGCTGGTTGTCACCTATGGCATTCTGAGGGATGTCATGATGGTGCTCATGGAGGCCACACCTGATTACATGGACTATGGTGAAGTGCAGAAGGTATTCCTAAGCATCGAGGGCGTCGAAAGGGTTCACAATTTACGCATTTGGGCGCTGAGCATCGATAAGGTTGCTCTCTCTGCTCACCTGGCCATTAACAAAGATGCCGATCCCCATCTTATTCTGGAACAGGCCAAAACATTGATACACAAGCGTTACAACTTCTATGAGACAACCATACAGGTGGAGATCTATGAAGACCatcatgatcatgatcatAATCATCTGCCCAATGCTCCAAATGGTCAACCATTAAGGTATCCCAAAAATATTGGCACAGATAATCCAAGGGATTCTCTAATCAATACTGTCACCGAACAAAAAGAAAGTAGAGAAAGGCACTCACTTGTCCCCAGTCCCACAAATGAAACGCTCCTTGAGACTAAGATCAACGAGAAAAATGACAGCAAACACGATCAGCGATAAATCAATCAAACCAACGATCTCTGATTAATTctgattaaattatgtttgtacaatttattttttactataataaactatttttgagACATAGTTAAAAAGAATCTCCTCAAACCATAAATAGATTTAGTATTTAGAAGATTCTTTTTAGAACTACATCATGTAAAACAGTTCACGCTAGTGACTAACTTTGCGAAGAGCAacggaaatattaataatttaatacgaGAGTCAGATCAGATCACACCTATTGTATGGTGTGGCTTACACTGCGAGAAGTACATACTGAGACTTTTGTGACTTGCTAACTCAAAAAACGCAGAGTAAAGATTACTTTTCTTGAAAGCTATGACTTAAATTTTGGATGTCCTACAAAAACAGACTAAGCAGTATATCCAGCTTTTAGAATACCATTTAAATCCTCTTGCTCGACGACTTCTAAGCTGGCGGGAAGGTCTATGAGAAGAAGACTGAGGTGACATCACCCAAAAGATCTTGCCACTAGACAACTTTAATAGAACATTCATTCCAtacatttgtaattaattagcaTCACTAGGTTGTATTACAAGTAAGCGTATGAcattaatttaagttgttgtAAACAACATCagaatgattaaaaaaaaaacaattaaaaaaaaataaataaataagaggtatgaacttttttatagaaaatgttAAGTGAAGTTCTCACTGGACCGTTATTTTATAGTTCAGTTAAATTTCAACTGGCATATATTTTGtgtacaaatttcatttacttatttaaatacacattGAAATAATCAGTCTAAAATTTTCTTTGAGAGAGTTTCTTACTAGTTCGAATTGAGGGCCAGTCTTccaagtttctttttttttaaatattaataatttataagcttAGAGCATTCTATTTTCTCGCCTTGACTTAGATTTCCTTGGAGTTTCCTTtagaaatattacaaattgcaCTGAGAatcataaaagtttttctgtATGAATTAAGTATTGAGTGCTTAAATGTAAAAACTTCTTTAA includes the following:
- the LOC117781938 gene encoding zinc transporter 2 yields the protein MTSEATLVVPLEVQENAMIFSNAEALPKDHPTSEQAEDSSSVTESIASAFKRIMHKPFSLITSETGAGADANASSSHAVILMPPEKQDEMPEELYEERELEQQTQQEKQSEQLKHSDSMQTLTIHGRHSHITTTYVDHCHRERAEGIDRTAARKLIVASILCVFFMTCEIIGGVLSNSLAIATDAAHLLTDLAGFLISLFALYLAGRASTERFNFGWHRAEVIGAMISVYFIWLITGILVWIAAQRMIAGSHQVDAVIMLITSALAIVFNLVMAFQLSHGHSHGHRQSHLKVQSSSHQLTTENLAVS